One segment of Lutra lutra chromosome 12, mLutLut1.2, whole genome shotgun sequence DNA contains the following:
- the IL31 gene encoding interleukin-31, with product MASTSDRRLLPRQAARSLAMLSHAAPARFALFLLCCMETSMTSHAAPVQGLQPRDVRKIILELQHLSKGLLEDYLKRETGVPESNHFLLPCLTSDSQPLRINSSAILPYFRAIKPLSDKNMIDKITEQLDKLKFQHEPETEVPVPADTFESKSFILTILQQFSACLERAFKSLNPGPQ from the exons ATGGCGAGCACATCTGACCGGAGGCTGCTGCCGAGGCAGGCTGCGCGCTCTCTCGCCATGCTCTCCCACGCAG CACCCGCCAGGTTCGCCCTGTTCCTGCTCTGCTGCATGGAAACTTCGATGACCTCCCATGCAGCGCCCGTCCAAGGGCTACAACCACGCGATGTTCGGAAAATCATCTTGGAATTACAGCACTTGTCGAAGGGACTTTTGGAAGACTAC ctgaagagagagacaggggtgcCGGAATCCAATCATTTCCTGCTGCCGTGTCTCACCTCTGATTCCCAGCCACTACGGATCAACAGCTCAGCCATCCTGCCTTATTTCAGGGCGATCAAACCATTATCAGACAAGAACATGATCGATAAAATCACAGAACAGCTCGACAAACTCAAATTTCAACACGAGCCAGAAACAGAAGTTCCTGTGCCTGCAGATACCTTTGAAAGTAAAAGCTTCATCTTGACGATTTTACAACAGTTCTCGGCGTGCCTGGAACGTGCGTTTAAATCACTGAACCCCGGACCCCAGTAG